From the Chitinolyticbacter meiyuanensis genome, one window contains:
- a CDS encoding WecB/TagA/CpsF family glycosyltransferase — protein MSKHPRRLTVLGCEVDNLSMTETLDRIGELIASGLPNQHVVINADKVVKAHADPELKQIINNCALINADGMPVVWASKLLGTPLKERVAGVDLFENLMRASAERGWRVYFLGAKEDVVKGVVDKFTKLYPALQVAGYRNGYWKADEEQGVVDAITTSKTDLLFVAISSPKKEQFLGRYQAQMRVPFAMGVGGTFDVMVGKTTRAPVWMQKTGFEWFYRFLQEPRRMFRRYFVEDMYFFVLLARAMLARLTGKTT, from the coding sequence ATGAGCAAACATCCCCGACGCCTGACGGTGCTCGGCTGCGAGGTCGACAACCTGTCGATGACGGAAACGCTGGACCGCATCGGCGAACTGATCGCCAGCGGCCTGCCCAACCAGCACGTGGTCATCAACGCCGACAAGGTGGTGAAGGCGCACGCCGATCCCGAACTGAAGCAGATCATCAACAATTGCGCATTGATCAACGCCGACGGCATGCCGGTGGTGTGGGCGTCCAAGCTGCTCGGCACGCCGCTCAAGGAGCGGGTGGCCGGGGTGGACCTGTTCGAGAACCTGATGCGTGCCTCGGCCGAGCGCGGCTGGCGTGTGTATTTCCTCGGTGCCAAGGAGGACGTGGTCAAGGGCGTGGTCGACAAGTTCACTAAGCTCTATCCGGCGCTGCAGGTGGCTGGCTATCGCAACGGCTACTGGAAGGCGGATGAAGAACAGGGCGTGGTCGACGCGATCACCACCAGCAAGACCGATCTGCTGTTCGTCGCCATCAGTTCGCCGAAGAAAGAGCAGTTCCTTGGCCGTTACCAAGCACAGATGAGGGTGCCGTTCGCCATGGGCGTGGGGGGCACGTTCGACGTGATGGTCGGCAAGACCACCCGCGCGCCGGTGTGGATGCAGAAGACCGGCTTCGAATGGTTCTACCGTTTCCTGCAGGAACCGCGCCGCATGTTCCGCCGCTACTTCGTTGAAGACATGTATTTCTTCGTATTGCTGGCCCGCGCCATGCTGGCCCGACTCACAGGTAAGACGACATGA
- the wecB gene encoding non-hydrolyzing UDP-N-acetylglucosamine 2-epimerase, which yields MKVLVVFGTRPEAIKMAPVVESLKSDARFETRVCVTAQHRQMLDQVLELFAIQPDFDLDLMQPGQDLTDVTSRVLAGLRDVFSQWRPDIVLVHGDTTTTMATSLAAFYQRIAVGHVEAGLRTGNIYSPWPEEMNRKIAGAVSALHFAPTETARDNLLRENVDPAHVHVTGNTVIDALLKVEARLKQDALLADQMATRFAFLSENKRLILVTGHRRENFGGGFENICAALGELADRPDVEIVYPVHLNPNVQEPVRRILANRSNVHLIDPLDYLPFVYLMTRADLILTDSGGIQEEAPSLGKPVLVMRDTTERPEAVAAGTVKLVGTDRALIAAEAARLLDDTGAYAAMSQAHNPYGDGLAARRINDILANWSI from the coding sequence ATGAAAGTACTCGTGGTATTCGGTACCCGCCCTGAGGCGATCAAGATGGCCCCGGTGGTGGAAAGCCTCAAGTCGGACGCGCGGTTCGAGACCCGCGTCTGCGTCACCGCCCAGCATCGCCAGATGCTGGACCAGGTGCTGGAGCTGTTCGCGATCCAGCCCGATTTCGACCTGGACCTGATGCAGCCCGGCCAGGATCTCACCGACGTGACCAGCCGCGTGCTAGCCGGCCTGCGCGATGTATTCAGTCAGTGGCGGCCAGACATCGTGCTGGTGCACGGCGACACCACCACCACCATGGCGACGAGCCTCGCAGCCTTCTACCAGCGCATCGCCGTCGGCCATGTCGAGGCCGGCTTGCGTACCGGCAACATCTACTCGCCGTGGCCGGAAGAGATGAACCGCAAGATCGCCGGTGCCGTCAGTGCGCTGCACTTCGCACCGACCGAGACGGCGCGCGACAACCTGCTGCGCGAGAACGTCGATCCTGCCCATGTGCACGTCACCGGCAATACAGTGATCGATGCCTTGCTCAAGGTCGAGGCGCGGCTGAAGCAGGATGCATTGCTGGCCGACCAGATGGCGACGCGCTTTGCGTTCCTTAGCGAAAACAAGCGGTTGATCCTGGTGACCGGCCATCGTCGCGAGAACTTTGGCGGTGGTTTCGAGAACATCTGCGCCGCGCTGGGCGAACTGGCCGATCGGCCGGACGTGGAAATCGTCTATCCGGTGCACCTGAACCCCAATGTGCAGGAGCCGGTGCGCCGTATCCTGGCCAATCGCAGCAACGTGCACCTGATCGATCCGCTCGATTACCTGCCCTTCGTCTACCTGATGACGCGTGCAGATCTGATCCTCACCGATAGCGGCGGCATCCAGGAGGAGGCGCCATCGCTGGGCAAGCCGGTGCTGGTGATGCGCGATACCACCGAACGCCCCGAGGCAGTCGCTGCCGGCACCGTCAAGCTGGTCGGCACCGATCGTGCATTGATCGCTGCCGAAGCTGCCCGCCTGCTCGATGACACCGGCGCCTACGCCGCGATGAGCCAGGCCCACAACCCCTACGGCGACGGCTTGGCCGCGCGCCGCATCAACGACATTCTTGCCAACTGGAGCATCTGA